TCGGGCTTGATCCCGGTCGTCTCCACCTTCGCCGCGTTCGCCGCGCTGCGTTGCGCCGAACACGTGCGCACCGACATCTGTTACAACAAACGCAACGTCAAAATCATCGCCACGCACTCGGGCACGAGCTTCGGCCCGGCCGGCACCACGCACCACTGCACCGAAGATCTGGCCGTGATGCGCGCCATCGCGGGGATGACGGTGATCGTTCCCGCCGACGCATTCGAGACGGCCAAGGCCACCGCGGCGGTCATCGCGCACGACGGACCGTGCTACGTGCGCATCGGCCGCAGCTTCGAGCCGCCGCTGTGGAAGAACCTCGATTTCGACTGGGAGATCGGCAAAGCCATCCAGCTTCGCGAAGGCACGGATTGCACCGTCATCGCGTGCGGTCCCTCGGTGCTGGAGGCGTGCGACGCGTCGGATCGCGCCAAGGCCCGGGGCCTCGCGGTGCGCGTGCTCGACATGCACACCATCAAGCCGCTCGACAAAGACGCGGTGGTGCGCGCCCTGATGGACACGCGCCGCATCATCACGGCCGAGGATCACAACGTGCTGGGCGGTTTGGGCAGCGCGGTCGCCGAGGTGATCGCCGAGTCGGGCAAGGGGTGCGTGCTGCGCCGTTTGGGCATGCAGGACCGCTTCAGCCCGCACGGCTCGCCCGAGGATTTGCAGCACATGCACAAGATCGACGCCGACGGCATCGAGGAGACGATCGCCGAGGTCATGAAGACGGACTTCGAGGCCGACGAGGATTGGGAAGACGAGGTGTAGGACCCTCACCCCGGCTCGCTTCGCTCGCCTCCCCCTCTCCCGCCTGGCGGGAGAAGGGCCGGGGGTGAGGGACCCTCGGAGACCAACGACCAGATTCGGCAAACAGTGGAGCCATTCATGGACGCCGACCGACTGAAATCGACCCTGTACCTGCGCTGCGCACTTCCGCTCGCCAAGGTGCTGCGCACCGAGCACCCGCAGGTTTTCGACAAGCTCTATTACAAGATGAACGCCGTGGTGCAGTTCTGCGTGAAAGGTGACGACGAGCTGGGCACGCGTCTCGTCTTTTATGACGGCGCGCTCGACGTGGAATTCGGCGTCAACCGCCGCGACGCCACGCTCGTTTTCGAATTCGCGACGCACGAGGGACTGAACGGATTTTTCGCGGGCAAGATGGGCGGCGCGTACCTGCCGAAGATCACGCCGCTCTACCGGCTCGACATCGTGCTGCGCGTGCTGCCGCTGCTGCTGGAGCTCAAGATCCTCGATCCCAACAACATCCCCAAGACACCTTACTGGCAGGGCCTCAAGGTCAAGATGGTCCTGTACATGATCACCGCCGCGCTCTCGCAGCTCAACAAATCGGGCCACGAGGACATGCGCCACTGGACCCAGATGCAGCCCGAGCGCGTGTATCAGTGGACGGTGGAGAACGGCGGACCCGCGGCGTATCTGCGCGTCAAGGCGGGAAAGACCAAATCGGGTCGCGGGTCGTACACGCGTCGGCGGCCTTTCGTCCACATGATTTTCCCCGACATCCCGGGCGCGTTCATGGTGCTCACCAATCAGGCGCCGCTCGTCGAGGCCGTGTCCAAGGGCTTCGTCCGCACGGAAGGCGCGATGGAATATTCCAAGGACATCGGCACGTTCATGCAGACCATCGAGACGATGCTCCGCTGAAGATCGCAGCTCGTTGGTCGTACGCGCTTGACGGTCCGCGGGGCGCGCCGTATTTTTCCGCCACGTCGTTTCCTTCGAAAACTTGCCGGTTTGCCTCGGAATGGGGAGGGGTCGTGGACGACACGCGGACCGACGAAGTGCGCCGTTTCGCCGCGCGAAGCGCCGACGTGTCGCGCGCCTTTTTCGACGCGTGCGCGCCGGACGTCGTGCGCGTCGCGGATCTCGTCGTGGCATCGCTGACGTCGGGCGGCAAGGTGCTGCTCTTCGGCAACGGCGGCAGCGCGGCCGACGCGCAGCATCTCGCGGCGGAACTCACCGGGCGCTACCTGCGCGAGCGCGCGCCAATCGCCGCCATCGCCCTCACCACCGACACTTCGGCGCTCACCGCCATCGCCAACGACTACGGATTCGAGCGCGTGTTCGAGCGCCAACTTCGCGCGCTGGGCCGCGCGGGCGATGTCGCGGTCGGCATCTCCACCAGCGGCAACAGCCCGAACGTCATCGCCGCATTCGAGGCCGCGCGCGACATCGACATGAAAACCATCGGTCTGTCCGGGCGCGGCGGCGGACGCATGGCGGCACTGTGCGACATGTGCTTCGTCGTCCCGAGCGATGAAACGCCGATCATCCAGCAGGCGCACATCACGCTCGGGCACCTGATCTGTGGCCTCGTCGAGCAGGCCGCGGTGGGCGCGCGATGACCGGTGAATTCGACTTCGCGCGGCTGCGCCGCAAGGCCATCGGGGAACGAAAGAGTCTTGTCGAGGCCGAGCAGCTCGGCCGCCCGCACGCGCCGGGGCGCAGCTTCGCCGACTGGTTCGATGCCCTGCCCGACCAGCTCGCCGCGCGCGATCTGCGCCGGGTAGTCGCCGCGATCGTCGATGCGCGCCGCGCGGGGCGGTCCGTCATGCTGGGCATGGGCGCGCACGTCGTGAAGGTCGGCCTCACGCCCATCGTCATCGACCTCATCGACCGCAGCCTCGTCACCTCGGTGTCGTACAACGGCGCGGTGCTCGTGCACGATTACGAACTCGCGACGGTGGGCCGCACGAGCGAGGACGTGGCCGAGGCGCTCGCCGACGGCAGCTTCGGCATCACGCTCGAAACCGGGCGCGATTTCGCCCGCTTCGTCGACGACGGTGCGGCGGCGGGATGGGGCCTCGCCGAAGCCGTGGGGCGCGGGCTCGTCGCCCTGAACGCCCCTTACGCGGCGACCTGCCTGACGGCGGCGTGCGTGACGCGGGGCGTGCCCGTCACGGCGCACGTGGCGATCGGCACCGACGTCACGCACCTCGCGCCCGAACTCGATTTTGCGAAGCTCGGCGCGCTGGCGGGGCGGGATTTCGCGCGGTTCATCGCGCTCGTCGAAAAGCTGGACGGGGGCGTTTACCTGAATCTCGGGTCCGCGGTCGTGATGCCGGAGGTTTTTCTGAAGGCCGTATCCGCGGCGCGCAACACCGGCGCGGCAGTGTCGCGCATCACGACGGTCAACATGGATTTCATCCGCCACTACCGCCCGATCACCAATGTCGTGACGCGGCCGACCGCTTCCGGCGGATGGGGCTGTCACCTGACCGGGCACCACGAAATCCTGTTTCCGTTGCTGGCCGCGGCGGTAGTGGAAAAATGGGAAAATCGGACATAGAATCTCGTGATTCTCTTGGGGATTTCACGTAAACGGCGGTTGCCGACGGGGGAATGGGAGAGGCCGGGGGCCTTCGCCATACCATGACCAAACGCGTTCTGGTCGGAGAAAGCAATTACGCCGAGTTCGAGGTCCTGAGCGATCTGCTCACGGCGAAAGGGCTCAAGGTCACGTGGCTGAAGAACGGCCGCGACGTGGTCGCCCAGTACGATCAGATCCGGCCCCACCTGATGATCCTCGACGCCCTGCTGCCGGGCATGACCGGCCTCAAGGTCACGCAGGCGATCAAAAACGGCGCGACCGGCAACGATGTGCGCGTCATCCTCATGTCGAGCGTCTACAAGCAGTTCAAGCAGCAGTATGAACAGCGCACGAAATACGGCGTCGACGCCTATACCGACAAGCCCGTCAACGTCTCCGAAATCGAACGGCTGATCGACGAGTTGCTGGGCGAGATGTCGGGCGAAGAGGCGCTGGAACAATCGGTGATGGACGTGTTCGCCGAACCCGCGGAACCGGCGCCGACGCTCGCGCGGGCCGGCGCCGACACGCCGCGCGAAATCGTCCCGCCGCCGGCGGTGCGCGAGCAGGTCCGGCCCGCCGACGAGACAAGCCGGCGCGGTTTCGTCGAGGGCTCCCTCGCCGAGACGCCCTTCCCCAAGCTGCTCTTCACGCTCTTCAAGTACAAACGCACCGGCGCGCTGCGCGTCGATCGCGAGAAAGTCAGCAAGGTCATCTATTTCCGCGACGGCATGCCGGTCTTCGTGACGAGCAACCAGAGCAACGACAGCCTCGGCCGCTATCTCGTCGCGCGGCACTTTATCAACGTCGCGCAGTACAACGCGTCGCTGGAGAAGATGATCGACTCGGGCAAGGGGCACGGCGAGGTGCTGCTGGGCATGGGCGCGATCACGCCTCACGACCTGTATCGCGGCCTGCAGGAGCACGTCTTCGACAAGGTGCTCTCGGTCTTTTCGTGGGACTACGGCCAGTACCGGTTCCGACCCGGCCGGTTCGACCTCGACCAGAACATCGCCGTCCAGATCGAACCGCTGCGCCTGATCTACCAGGGCGTGCGCCGGTTCTATCCGCTCACGCGTCTCGAAGGTTTTTTCAACGATTACAAGAACCGCCGTCTGCTCGCAAAGGCCGACGGGCACGCCCACGCCGCCGCCGCCGGGCTGCTGCCGTCGGAGGTGAAGTTCACCACGCTCATCAACGGCAAACGGTCGGTCGGGCAGATCGTCGCGCGCAGCAACCTGTCGCTCACCGAGACTTTCCAGGTTCTCTACGTCCTGATCCTTGTCGAGGCGATTCGCTTTCGCGGCGATCCCGAGTTCGGCACACGCACCGCCGAAACGCAGAAGGCGTTCGAAAAGGACCGCCGCGATCGACGCACCGAGATGCGCGAGGAAGACACGCGGCGGCGCAAGTATGCGACCGAGGTCGAACGGGCTCATGCCGCGCTCGACCGGCAGACGCACTACGAGCGATTCGGCCTGCGCAAGGACGCGACCACCGATGCGGTCAAGGCGGCTTATTTCCGGCTTTCGCAGCGCTATCGCGACCATCGGTCGTACGGAGCGGCGGACGAGGCGACCCGCCGCATGGCGGACGAGCTCTTCGACGCGCTGACCGAAGCCTACGAGGTGCTGCTCACGCCGGATCGACGACGGGAATACGACGCCTCGATCACGCGCAGCGTCTTCGACGCCCGGACGCCATCCGCCCGTACCGAAGCGCCAGCGGCCGAGGATCTCGAGGCGATGTTCACGACCATCACCGACGACGAGTTCCGCAAACCGGCGACGTCGGACGAATTCGAGGCGTTCCTTGCCGAGGCTCCGGAAACGAAGCCGCCCACGGGCGTCGAGGATCGCGCTGCAAAGGAAGGCCCTGCTGCTGCGGCGGCCTCGTTCGACGAGGACCTCGAATCGGCGCTCTGGGAAATCGACGCCGAGCTGTCGAAGCCTTCCGCGGACGACGAGCGCGAGGTCAACATCTTCGAGGGCGACGACGGGGTTGCCGAGTCCGAGGCCGTGACCTTCGACATGGGCAATCTGCTCAAGGCCGAACTCGCGTTCCAGGAGGGCGAGGACGCCCTGCGCGACGGAGACTTCGCCGAAGCGGCGCGGGCGTTCGCCGAGGCGCTGCGCGTCGCGCCGAACGAGGCCGAATATCACGCGAGCTTCGGGTGGGCGACCTTCTGGGCCGCGCCGCACGACGACGTGGCCGTCGCGACCGCGCGCGAGTCGCTCGACCGCGCGG
The Deltaproteobacteria bacterium DNA segment above includes these coding regions:
- a CDS encoding D-sedoheptulose 7-phosphate isomerase; protein product: MRRFAARSADVSRAFFDACAPDVVRVADLVVASLTSGGKVLLFGNGGSAADAQHLAAELTGRYLRERAPIAAIALTTDTSALTAIANDYGFERVFERQLRALGRAGDVAVGISTSGNSPNVIAAFEAARDIDMKTIGLSGRGGGRMAALCDMCFVVPSDETPIIQQAHITLGHLICGLVEQAAVGAR
- a CDS encoding response regulator produces the protein MTKRVLVGESNYAEFEVLSDLLTAKGLKVTWLKNGRDVVAQYDQIRPHLMILDALLPGMTGLKVTQAIKNGATGNDVRVILMSSVYKQFKQQYEQRTKYGVDAYTDKPVNVSEIERLIDELLGEMSGEEALEQSVMDVFAEPAEPAPTLARAGADTPREIVPPPAVREQVRPADETSRRGFVEGSLAETPFPKLLFTLFKYKRTGALRVDREKVSKVIYFRDGMPVFVTSNQSNDSLGRYLVARHFINVAQYNASLEKMIDSGKGHGEVLLGMGAITPHDLYRGLQEHVFDKVLSVFSWDYGQYRFRPGRFDLDQNIAVQIEPLRLIYQGVRRFYPLTRLEGFFNDYKNRRLLAKADGHAHAAAAGLLPSEVKFTTLINGKRSVGQIVARSNLSLTETFQVLYVLILVEAIRFRGDPEFGTRTAETQKAFEKDRRDRRTEMREEDTRRRKYATEVERAHAALDRQTHYERFGLRKDATTDAVKAAYFRLSQRYRDHRSYGAADEATRRMADELFDALTEAYEVLLTPDRRREYDASITRSVFDARTPSARTEAPAAEDLEAMFTTITDDEFRKPATSDEFEAFLAEAPETKPPTGVEDRAAKEGPAAAAASFDEDLESALWEIDAELSKPSADDEREVNIFEGDDGVAESEAVTFDMGNLLKAELAFQEGEDALRDGDFAEAARAFAEALRVAPNEAEYHASFGWATFWAAPHDDVAVATARESLDRAVGMNPGLDMAIYYQGMIARHARDAVRAKSLFERALQLNPDNEAAAKALREVEGG
- a CDS encoding transketolase family protein translates to MAIGLTWNIDDADHMTQGEIYGEVLTRLGSENPKIVALTADLAGSTKIGAFQKKHADRFFNFGIMETNMMGWASGLAESGLIPVVSTFAAFAALRCAEHVRTDICYNKRNVKIIATHSGTSFGPAGTTHHCTEDLAVMRAIAGMTVIVPADAFETAKATAAVIAHDGPCYVRIGRSFEPPLWKNLDFDWEIGKAIQLREGTDCTVIACGPSVLEACDASDRAKARGLAVRVLDMHTIKPLDKDAVVRALMDTRRIITAEDHNVLGGLGSAVAEVIAESGKGCVLRRLGMQDRFSPHGSPEDLQHMHKIDADGIEETIAEVMKTDFEADEDWEDEV